A segment of the Corylus avellana chromosome ca2, CavTom2PMs-1.0 genome:
CGGTGAtgaaattttttgcttaatGATAAGAAATTATATTAAATCCTCTGGTTGTAAAATATTTGTGTTTGGTTACCATTCTTGGGTTAAAAAATGTTGTAACTTGGAGTTGAAGATACATTAATTAGAAGAAATTCAATATTTACATGATTAAAACATTTGATATGGTAGCTCATGCTATTTTCCCATGGCTTTACCTGAGAAGTTGTGATGTGATACCCCTTTTGCAGCAAACTTGTGTTTCCTGTGGAATTTAGGGAGAAATATTGGATCAACAGATGATAATCTACCCAAAGTTGATGATTTAGATTATGGCATGTTGTGAAAGTAATCGATTAACTAGCCTCCGCTTTAACTTCTAGTAGCTTTATTTCCTCACAAGCTTTAATTCAGATATACTGAGCATTTTTCCTTGTTAATGTGGTCAATGGATCAGAGATTTCAGAGAATCTTTCAACAAATTTCTGATAGTACTCGACCAGCCCCAGAAAGATGCGAACTTCTTGAATGTTGGTCGGTGTCTCCCACTTGGCAACCGGTTCAATCTTGCTTGAATCCACATGCAAAGACGCCTTCCTTAGATATCACATGTGCATAAATCCAtctcttttcttcaagaacaaCCATAGAAACTCCCCATGGAGACATACTAAggctgatttatttattttattttttattttttaagggtaaatatattataaattcatGATCCAACCCGCCAAAACTgtaaaatcccaaaaaaaaaattttaatcttttttttaaatttttactcCTTGTGTTAATCGAAATGCTAAATAAATTTCCACCGTTAAAGTTTCTCAAATTTGTGTTACGCccgttagtcccaatcaaaacagtgtgttttgattgggactaactTCACTCAAGTTTTGATCCTATGTGTCCACTCATTAGTCTCAAtcaaaacacaccgttttgattgggactaactTCATTCAAGTTTTTGATCCTACGTGTTCACAGTGGACACATAGAATCAAAACTCACCAACTAAAGTATTTgcttatgaaaaagaaattggAAGACATACAGGGAAGGGTATCGGAGCTTCTCGCTAAAGAAGGTCAAGGGTCAAGCTAGAGTTCAAGCCTTCAAGGAGCTTCGACAAGTTGTGGCAGCTCATGCCACCGCTAGGAAGAGAGTGATTGATGAAGGAGGGGTTGCTGTGATTTCATTATTACTGGGTCCATTTACAAAATGATGAGTTTTGATTCTATGTATTCACTGTGGTCACGTAAGATCAAAAACTAGACTGAAGTTAGTTCCAATCAAAATGGtgcgttttgattgggactaatTTGTGTtacaaaaatttgagaaaatttaacGGTGgagatttatttggcattttgaTTAACTCAGagagtaaaaatttgaaaaaaaaaaaaaaaaaaaaatttaggatttTACAGTTTTGGCGCGTTGACTTagggatttataatatatttaccttttttttttctttttttttttataaaaaaaagggaataatGGTAGAATGAAATTGAACATAACAAGTTGCAGTTGTGTATAAATCTACCCCCACAGTGACATGTGAAGAATAATGGTAGAATAAAACTGAGCCTGACTAGTTGTAGCTAGTTGAGTATAAATCTACCCTAGAATGACTTAAACTTGGAATTCTTGACTTAAACTTTACTCTTAACATTCCTATACAAGTATCAAAAAAGGACATCAAAAAAGTTGCCTCCCAATAagattttaacatattctaaaaGTTGTGAAGACTCTTTGTCCTATCCACTAGACAATGAACACTTTTTTCTTGTAGTTTGATAGTTGTAATTACTATATAAATTATTACATATTCTCTATGCAACTAGATATTTTAGGTTAGTGATATGCAGCACACTGGCGTGTATGAACAGTTATGTACGccagtgttaaaatattttattcttttttactgtttaaataattatttaattatattttataattaaataacactGGCGTGCATGACTGTTTATGCACACCAGTGTGCTGCATATCACTGCTcaatgttttaaataatttttgacatacACAATAAATAGGATattgatataataatattatttttaacaccGAAAAATCTAGCACTTGTCGCAATAAATGATTGGTTCATGCATTATCCCTCTTTTTCGTTGGCAATTGTTGGACGCAACTGATTTGTTTACTTCTTCAATCAGATCTAGACatgtttttttactttaatttctAACATCTCCGGCCGGCCGACACACAGAGGAGTATCATACAAGGAATCCCATGCTTATCAATTTGCATCACAAACATCTCAAACTGTAGAGTTACGGAAAATTAAGCAGTTGAAAGCAAAATAAGACAAGGAAAATGGGTCAATAAAATCGACCATGCACTGTCAGTTGATGTCACAGAAAGCACAAAGTTGTTCAACTTTAACGGTAAACGCTTGACTCAAAATTAAGCAGATTCTTAATAATGAGTTCTActcaaaatttgtttcaaatcaatttatatGGAGATAGTGtttaaaagcttatatacacatagttaCTTAAGATCATAACATTCTATCATGCTTTGCAGCCGAAGTCCGCATCAAATCACTCTATCGACACTCACTCGATAGCCTTTTTGTATTTGGTGACTCTACTTATCTATCTATGAGTATTCAATGCCTATACATACTTGTCGCCTCTTCTATCTCGTACTTGACAATTTATGTCCAATCTTATTCTTAATGGATGACTTTGATATCAAATTATACAAACTTCGGATAGAGGTGTTTGCAACGACAAGGTGTCTTAAGAAGTCGTacacatattattaaattttttcttttggtctttTACTCTTTCGGTGCACTAGGAACAAGCCACGGCTTCTCTCGCttttcttttgtcaaaaagtCATCGTAGCCATTATAGCCATGGGTTTTGACGTGCtgaatccatatatatatatatatatatatatatattcctaatCTGTTGAATCCTAGTATGTATGGCCATGGCTTCAGCTCAGGAAAACCTTGGATAGAGAGCATTTGCCATgtataaaatattcataaacAATCTAGttgtttcttctctttcaaaCTTTGAAGTCCCTCTATAAAAGCAATAGCGTTAATTAGTCAAAGGGGCGGTCATACTAATCCAAAACCCAGATGGATTGTAGTCGACATAAACAGTCCAATTGGCAATTTCTACTAATCAACGGATGCGACAAATCTACGACGACCAGCCAAAGGTTTTCAAAGGAAAATTCAACGATTCGGTGATGCTATATATGTAAACATATCTGCATCTCCATGCAAGTTTGAAAGCAAACTAATTTGTTGATTCGTGGAGGAGAAGATGGCAAGCCCGCCTTGTTTTCCAAAGACCACCTTAAGTTTTGTCGTGTTTTTAGTGCTGCTCATGTCCATGGGAGCAAACAGATTAGTCAAAGCACAAGCAGGGCGTCTTCCGGATGATGAAGGTGCTTCCTTTTCTGTATATGCatatgggtttttctttttctgtaatctctggattgAAGTTTCTACTTAAGGAAGTTTACAGCAACAAAACAGACAGAAAACTAGCATCAGCTACAGCTAATATCTGGGTCTTAGAGAAACAGAGCAAATAACTGTTTGATGTATTTGATGTGTGCAGTGGAAGCCCTTCGAGAAATTGCTACACAACTGGGGAAGAAAGACTGGAATTTCAGTGTAAATCCATGCAATGACTCAAGCTGGAGAACACCATATTCAAATGAGAGGCCATTGTACAACAATACTGTCAACTGCAATTGCTCCTACCCTGATGGTGTATGCCACGTGGTTCACATGTACGCTCCCTTCACTCACATAATGCCAACTTTATTCTTATTGAAGTTTCTTATTATGATGGTTAATGGCAAGAAGCAATAAGTTTATGAGTACTTTACCAGTTGATCCTACCAAAAAATAGTTGAAGTGGCATGCTTAATCTATTCTTGAATTTTGTGGTTCTCCCAGCATAAGACACAGTGGTTCTCTCAGCATACTCAGCTGAAGTGGCTTGCTTAATCTATTCTTAAAtttgtttgttagttttaattatgATTGATTTAAGGTTGGATTGAGCATGCCATATCAACTGAGTATGCTGGGAGAattcaaaataacatttctcttaatattGTCCGTATTTCTTGAGCAGGGCATTACCTTTTTTATATAAGGAATTTGTAATCtatcatcttttttatttttcttctaatttttgaCATACAGATTTCTTAAAGGGCAGGATCTTGCTGGTACGCTTCCACCATCACTGGTGAAGCTACCCTACCTTAAGGCAATGTAAGAAGagcttccaattatttatttttcgtcTTATTATTATAAGCTTATATAGTaacatcaaaattttctcttgttGATAGTGATTTCAACAGGAACTACCTCAGTGGTACAATACCACGGGAATGGGCTTCTACAAAGTTGGAAAATCTGTAAATGACTTGCTAAACTTTCTTGTCCAAGGTTAGCCAGTAAAAGCTTACTACTGAACCTAATGGAATGAATCAAGTGCAGGTCCATCAGTGCAAACAACTTATCAGGGCGTATTGACTACTTGGGAAAGATTACCACTCTTAAATCTCTGTATGCTCTGGATCTctatattaaaatttcatttggTTTAGCCCTGCTCTAATCTTGAAGGACTGTATTTCAGGACCATAGAGAGCAACCTGTTTTCTGGACCTGTTCCCACTGAGCTTGGGAACTTGGTGGACTTGGAGAAACTGTTAGTGTTTCTTTCTTCCAAATAACATTTCTAAATTCTCAatgatttttgtaataatttaatattagaGTTAGTTGAACCGGTCTTAAGTTTTCATTTGGTGACTGCAGCATTCTTAATGCTAACAATCTCACGGGAGAATTGCCTGCCACTCTCACTAATCTAACCAAATTACAAGAACTGTAAGTGGTCGTAACCTTTTCCATTGCTTTATTAGCAATAACTTTagattttttcttgaaaatttttcaGCTATTTTACTCAATCTTCTTTCCATTTGGCCCATATGCAGTAGGATTAGCAGTAACAAATTCAGTGGAAGAATGCCAGACTTCTTTCGAAGCTGGAAACAACTTCAGGAATTGTATGTGGTTTTTACTAAAATGCTATGTAAATCTCTTCTACCTGGAATTTTCAGGTGTAATCTGAATCCATTGGAATTGTGTTCTTAACAGAGAGATCCAAGCTAGTGGTTTTGAGGGGCCTATTCCTACCAGCATTTCTGTTTTGAGTAATTTGACCGAGCTGTGAGTTCTGCTTTCTAATTTAACATTTTCGAGTGCATAATCTCTATGATACATTCATGTgattttaaactaataaaatggTTGCTGAAGACGATAACAGTTCTTGATGATGCAATTCTATGCAGAAGGATTAGTGACTTACTAGGAGAGGGTTCATCTTTTCCGCCATTACAAAACATGAGAAGCCTGGTAAAATTGTAAGGcatttttatgttgtaaaattcTCTGCAGTTGGAATAATGTACCTCTTGTTGCAACACTTACATGAAGTTTGTTTATGGTTCAGGATGTTGAGGAGTTGCAATATCTCTGGACCAATCCCTGCATATATCTCAGAACTGGCACAGCTgaaaatattgtaattattcTGTTTATTCTTCTTTCTATTTGAAGTACATGGAGATTAAGACCTATAATGATATTTACATTGACATGTGTGGACTTATCCTGCCGGTGGGGCTTATTGCAATTTGATAACGTGCTAAATGCTAATATTTCGTATTCATTGAAATTGGAGACATTTTAATGTTAGCCTGACAAAATTGAATGTAGTATTAGGTGTTAGGATTTCAACAGATAGGATGGTGTCTGCTTTATAATGGATGTGACTTACAATGCCAAGACAGAATGTAGGCCTAGATTAGTAAGATAATGAAATTACATCTCACTAGTTTGGTATGACATGAAAGCCTCTTGCATTTTCAGAGGTGTTCTTGATAACTGAGAGATTTTTACTACATAAACCACACAATACACCCCATGCTTGTTGTGGAGGCCGTGCAGCCACCCCGATGCACATCCActctaatcctttttttttttttttgaataataagtTAATTCCTACCTGCAAAAGTTACGCTCCTGTCTTGGTAAAATATTTCTTCAATAAGGTgtgaattttttaataaaaaaggtgttttatattttgataagctttttatgttttgagttgttttttcCTGGATTTCTTTGCATTTCCCTTTTAATGTATTGAAATTATTATCTGACCTTAAAAAAGGGTTCCTTGCCTAATCAATTCATTTGATCAAATTTCATTCTCTTTCAATTCCCttcctctttaatttttgttttctctcaacCTTATAAAGTTGCCCACAAAACACTCTCATTTGGGAAACACACATATCCCTTATGTTTACCATGTTCACtggaaaaattatttataattatatgttCTTATGAgatctgtttttctttctttctttcttttctttcttttgcagAGATCTCAGCTTCAACAGATTGGAAGGAAAATTTCCAGATTTTGGAGTTCTAACAAGCTTGGACACCATGTAAGCAATCTAAATTCACGAGGAAGGCTTACTTACAGCATGATGCCTAGGGGCCTTGCTAGTGTGTTTTAAGCTTGAATACAACATTGACTTACTTCCTAAAACAATTCAAAGGTTTTTGGCCTTTACTTTTTAGATTTTGCGTAGATGACCGTAGCTaatagcttaagcttttggtacacagttaattttttttttccatgtaaCAACTGCAATTCTATataagttttcttttctatgaGAAAAGTTAGCGCAGCAGCTAGTTTAGATACGAAATACTTTGAACAAGAATTACTAGAATACAAGTAGGCACATATTGACACAGTATTTACCTTTAGGATTGTAGCTTAACGAAGCGATGAGGCAAAAGTTTTAACCCTCATCCACTTGGAAAGAGCTATTATGATAACAAGTCACGTCTGAAAGCTTCATACATATGGAATCAGCTCACAGAAgtttagaatttaaatatttgttttctgtatgaatttgttaaaattgtaACAATCTGAAGGTTTCTAACTGCAATGTGATTTTGTTGATCACGAGATAGATATCTGACGGGCAACTTGCTTAGTGGACCTATTCCAGAATGGATCAAGAGCAGAGATAGCCGCTAGTATGTTCTCCATCCAAACTTCTACATTAATTTTGTGTGAGATTTCAATGCATTTTTGTATTACACTTATTTTGGACAACAAAAGCATATTCATTTAAGCTGTTAACAAGATGCCTTATGTTAGGAAGAGAATCACCAAGGGAGTGAACAaagagtatattaatatacgACACCACTCTatcccaaaagcctaagctaatgggtttagagtccacttaggtatattaaccactcactctttttatattttctcaatgtgggagaCAAACCTTACAAGTCCACTTACAACAAATGTCTCTCTCATTTGTGAGTCTCTTCTCTATTGACCCAACTCCCCCTCAAGTGTGAGTCTTTTACAAATCCAAGATTGTCAACTATAACTCAAGAGCGGAGCCAAATCCTTTTACCGGAGTCAAACTAAACACGTCAAACCAAAACACTCGTATTAGTAACTACATAAGCTAACCATGACTCTGATATCAATGTTAGGAAGATAATCGATAAGGGAGTCAACaaaaagtacattaatatatatttttgaacaccactctagcccaaaagcctaagctaatgggcttgggtttATTTAGGTATATTAACAACTTActctctttatattttctcaatatggGATACAAACCTCATAAATGCACTCACAACACCATATATATCGAGATACATATACATGAAGTCCTACTGTGGATGGTGCTTCATCGCATGACCTCAGTAGGTGCCAGTTGTGGGTGAAATGGTCCCATTTTGCTGTCaacttcattttcatcttcctccatGTGGTATCACCTAGAATGAGTGTCAATTTTTCATTCCATTGTTTGATGTTTGTTTTTATATCTGACAAGTTAACCCCATTGTGCAGCCAAATAGACTTAtcttataataatttttctgcGAGCTCTGCACCAAGTACTTGTCCAGACACCCTGTAAGAAATTTTTCCCTCTTAACAACAACCTACTTGAGCATTACAACTTTGCTTTCTTCATCTTACTTGTAATTTGTATTTGTAGAACTAACTTGTTTGTAATTCAACAGAAATTTGTTTAGAAGCTTTTTTGGATCAGACAACTCGTAAGCATCTAATTTGTTAAACTTCTAAGAAGCAGAAgcctgttttttattttttacattttatttcaattttgttttttacatgCTAATTCTGCTTCTTTTTGCTACATTTTAATCTAGAATACTTACAGAGTGTCTGAAGAATAATCCATGTTCAAAAGGTAGATCTGTTAGAACCAAAACAGAATTTATATTTCTTCAATTATCGATCAATCTTTTATCCTGCATAGCAACAAGATTAAACTATCAAACATAATTGAATATCTCTTCTACCATGTTTGGTTGCATCTAATTACCTCGAAATGATACTCTCCAGACCAATACTCATTGCATATAAATTGTGGTGGAAATGCAACCACCATTGGAGACATCAAATATGAAGCAGATTTAGAGCCGGGAGGTGCAGCAAAATTTGTTGGTAGGAAACAGGATACTTGGGGCTTTAGTAGCACTGGAGATTTTTGGGATGTTTGGAGTACCTCAAAGGACTATGTAGCAGAAAATGTATCCAGGCTCAGAATGAATGACTCCCAATTATACATGAATGCAcgtctctctcctctttctctaACATATTATACGCGCTGCTTGGCAAATGGAAATTATACTGTGAAACTTCATTTTGCTGAGATAATACTCCGAGACAACAGATCTTTTTACAGTGTCGGAAGACGGATGTTTGATGTTTATATACAGGTACAGGTAGTCAATCagattgtttttcttctttgtatgCTATAGAAGATAATTTAACTGAATTACTTTGTCACAGAATGAATTGGTGCTgaaggattttgatattgaaaACGAAGCACAAGGAGTTGACAAAGTAGTCATTAGGAATTTTACAGCAGTTGTTAAGTATAAAACTTTGGAGATTCGCTTTTATTGGGCTGGGAAAGGGACAAAAGATATCCCAAAGAGAGGAACATATGGTTCTCTTATATCAGCTATCACCATAGACTCTGGTAAGTAACATAGGTTATATCTGTGTTCCTTCTTTAATATCAGGAGACATTACTTATCTATGccactctctctatctctctgtaTCTCATACTAaatattgaatttctcattttcCATGTCTTCTGCTCTGGGAGTAGATTGACAAAAGAAAAGATGTTTAACATATGGTGGATGCAGCCATCCCCATAACTATTGGATGCAAAATAAAAGACTTGAAAGAAAGTTAATGTGCAGCTTGGTGGAAGAGTTATCCAGATTTTTGTCTTAAACctttattttgttcttctttattAGTTAATCCATGTCTTGAATCATCGAGATAAGTATCTTCTTTTACACTAGATTCACCTATATCTACTacagacaaaagaaaaaaaatgcagtcCTACAATCACTGTTCTTTGCTATATTTTTCTGCAGATTTCAACCCTCCCGATgacagaaaaaagaagatactCATTGGGGTTGGAACTGCAGTTTTGGTGTCAAGCcttgttttcatgattttagGAATTCTTCGGTGGAAAGGCTGTTTAGGAGGCAAGACATCGAGGGAACAAGGTAATGTAGTTCAGATATGTTAACTAGTTAGTGCACCCAAGCAGTCTTGTAATGTTGAAGATGCAGTCCAACATCTTAACGTCATTCGTTTTGCAGAGCTGAAAGGATTAGATCTTCAAACTGGTTTTTTTACCTTTAGACAAATTAAAATTGCCACAAACGATTTTGATGCTGCAAACAAGCTTGGGGAAGGTGGCTTTGGAGCTGTATACAAGGTAATCCACTATTACATCATTGTCTTCTATTTTTGTATGAaagcattaaatatatattttttcttctctctttcacaACTTTTACTGGTCCGTTACATTTTCTGATAGAGTTTATACATAACCAATAATGCAAATTATACTTTCAATGCAGGGCACATTATTAGATGGTACCATAATTGCTGTTAAGCAACTTTCTTCTAAATCAAAGCAAGGAAATCGAGAGTTCGTGAATGAAATAGGAATGATTTCTGGTTTACAACATCCGAATCTTGTTAGACTGTATGGATGTTGTATTGAACGAAACCAATTATTGTTGGTATATGAATACATGGAAAACAATAGCCTTTCACATGCTTTGTTTGGTAAGATTTGTGTTTGATCCTTTGCATGTATAttatattgattttaaaaagaataGGAATTGAATGGCATGAATCATATAGGTTGAACTATAATTTTCAATATCATTGATTGAGCTATATACACCAACTCCAGGTCCAGAGGAAGGCAAAGTGAAATTGGACTGGCCTACAAGGCATAAAATATGTGTCGGCATAGCAAGAGGTTTGACTTTCTTGCATGAGGAATCACCACTGAAAATTGTTCATAGGGACATCAAAACTAGCAATGTACTACTGGATAGGGACCTTAACCctaaaatttctgattttgggtTGGCCAAGCTCGACGAAGAGGAGAACACCCACATTAGCACCCGAGTTGCAGGAACTATGTGAGCCACCTTTATCTCTTTCCTTCACGTTGATATCAAATTTTTCTTCTGTacttttcatacaaaatatgcATCATAATGTCTCTTAAGTCAAGTTTCTCTGCTAATAGTAAATCAGAATAAGGTGAAAATTGAAGCCTCCATAAACGAGTTTGTGTATGTGTTGTAGGAAAAGGTCATGGCTTAAGTATTACTAGTAGGTTGTTTATCTTAGCCAACGGCATTTGCATTCTTATTAGTATCCCTACTTCACAAATTCTTTTCTAAGCATGATGCACTTAGCTATGATCTACATACTTAATACTTAGTTTACCTCAAGCTTATATGCAATTGAGTAACAGCACAGACTTTTCATAAAACAGAAACTTTATAATGCATCTGGAAATCTGGTTAgtcaaaactttttaatttcatattttttattctacCTCTAATTGTTACTCTCCTCCTTAAACAAGGAGTAAGCAATATacagaaaattgtatttatatgtTCAGGTTTCCCCGTATGGCTAATTGTGCATGACTTCAACTAACAATTTGCAAGGGCACATATCAGCAACAGATACAGTTGGTCCTCCACCAAAATCAATATTAAGTGCATTTGTCGAGGCCTGTAGTTGTTAAGAATTCTAactcttctttttgttcttaGTTGAACTTTTCACTCTTTCAAGTGCAACAAACTTGTGAGAGATAATGCAAGCTTTATTGATGGCACTGATTGCTTGCCAAGATGTCAATAAAATCTCTAAGATGGGAAATCCAGAAgctaaaattattttgttatacAGTTGTATGATAGTGAAGCCTGTAGCCTCTGACCAGTGAACCCTTACTAataaattaatctttttatgCAGAGGATACATGGCACCAGAATATGCATTATGGGGCTATTTAACATATAAAGCAGATGTATATAGTTTTGGAATTGTTGCATTGGAAATTGTTGCTGGGAAGAACAACACGAAATTTCGACCCAGTGAGGATTTTGTGTGCCTTCTAGACTGGGTAAGATAGGTCTTCGTCAAATTTTTCTTATACATGAAACCGAAAGCATAATTTTGAGCcctgatcgatcatttaatggCATCTCTATTTGGCTTTGTCATTATATTTTCCTATATCATAGATATTCATCAGAGTTTCAATCTGCACACTAGTTTATCTTCATGGAAACCAAATTGCA
Coding sequences within it:
- the LOC132168625 gene encoding probable LRR receptor-like serine/threonine-protein kinase At1g07650 isoform X1, which translates into the protein MASPPCFPKTTLSFVVFLVLLMSMGANRLVKAQAGRLPDDEVEALREIATQLGKKDWNFSVNPCNDSSWRTPYSNERPLYNNTVNCNCSYPDGVCHVVHIFLKGQDLAGTLPPSLVKLPYLKAIDFNRNYLSGTIPREWASTKLENLSISANNLSGRIDYLGKITTLKSLTIESNLFSGPVPTELGNLVDLEKLILNANNLTGELPATLTNLTKLQELRISSNKFSGRMPDFFRSWKQLQELEIQASGFEGPIPTSISVLSNLTELRISDLLGEGSSFPPLQNMRSLVKLMLRSCNISGPIPAYISELAQLKILDLSFNRLEGKFPDFGVLTSLDTIYLTGNLLSGPIPEWIKSRDSRYQIDLSYNNFSASSAPSTCPDTLNLFRSFFGSDNSILTECLKNNPCSKDQYSLHINCGGNATTIGDIKYEADLEPGGAAKFVGRKQDTWGFSSTGDFWDVWSTSKDYVAENVSRLRMNDSQLYMNARLSPLSLTYYTRCLANGNYTVKLHFAEIILRDNRSFYSVGRRMFDVYIQNELVLKDFDIENEAQGVDKVVIRNFTAVVKYKTLEIRFYWAGKGTKDIPKRGTYGSLISAITIDSDFNPPDDRKKKILIGVGTAVLVSSLVFMILGILRWKGCLGGKTSREQELKGLDLQTGFFTFRQIKIATNDFDAANKLGEGGFGAVYKGTLLDGTIIAVKQLSSKSKQGNREFVNEIGMISGLQHPNLVRLYGCCIERNQLLLVYEYMENNSLSHALFGPEEGKVKLDWPTRHKICVGIARGLTFLHEESPLKIVHRDIKTSNVLLDRDLNPKISDFGLAKLDEEENTHISTRVAGTIGYMAPEYALWGYLTYKADVYSFGIVALEIVAGKNNTKFRPSEDFVCLLDWALVLQQKGNLMELVDPKLGSNFSKEEAVRIIKVALLCTNPSPTLRPTMSAVVSMLEGRTVVRELIMDPSIYGDELRFKALKDLFDQVLGPASSDTHNLVHSSDSTWIGSSSTLASQS
- the LOC132168625 gene encoding probable LRR receptor-like serine/threonine-protein kinase At1g07650 isoform X2; this encodes MGFYKVGKSCRSISANNLSGRIDYLGKITTLKSLTIESNLFSGPVPTELGNLVDLEKLILNANNLTGELPATLTNLTKLQELRISSNKFSGRMPDFFRSWKQLQELEIQASGFEGPIPTSISVLSNLTELRISDLLGEGSSFPPLQNMRSLVKLMLRSCNISGPIPAYISELAQLKILDLSFNRLEGKFPDFGVLTSLDTIYLTGNLLSGPIPEWIKSRDSRYQIDLSYNNFSASSAPSTCPDTLNLFRSFFGSDNSILTECLKNNPCSKDQYSLHINCGGNATTIGDIKYEADLEPGGAAKFVGRKQDTWGFSSTGDFWDVWSTSKDYVAENVSRLRMNDSQLYMNARLSPLSLTYYTRCLANGNYTVKLHFAEIILRDNRSFYSVGRRMFDVYIQNELVLKDFDIENEAQGVDKVVIRNFTAVVKYKTLEIRFYWAGKGTKDIPKRGTYGSLISAITIDSDFNPPDDRKKKILIGVGTAVLVSSLVFMILGILRWKGCLGGKTSREQELKGLDLQTGFFTFRQIKIATNDFDAANKLGEGGFGAVYKGTLLDGTIIAVKQLSSKSKQGNREFVNEIGMISGLQHPNLVRLYGCCIERNQLLLVYEYMENNSLSHALFGPEEGKVKLDWPTRHKICVGIARGLTFLHEESPLKIVHRDIKTSNVLLDRDLNPKISDFGLAKLDEEENTHISTRVAGTIGYMAPEYALWGYLTYKADVYSFGIVALEIVAGKNNTKFRPSEDFVCLLDWALVLQQKGNLMELVDPKLGSNFSKEEAVRIIKVALLCTNPSPTLRPTMSAVVSMLEGRTVVRELIMDPSIYGDELRFKALKDLFDQVLGPASSDTHNLVHSSDSTWIGSSSTLASQS